The following DNA comes from Glaciihabitans arcticus.
CATGTGCATGGTGGCGCCCACCCCGGCACTCTTGCTCTTCCAGAGGTTGGTTCCCTTGAGGCGGTCCTGCAGCACGAGCACGCCCTTCGAGCTGAGCACCACCCGGTAACGGCCGTTGGGCGAGACGATCTGGCTGTTGACCTTCCAGCGGTCACCGAGCGCGATGGTCGCAGGGCGGGTGCTGGCGATGGGGGCCGTGCTGACCGAGGTCTTCGCCGTCGACAGGTAGCGGTTGGCGGAGGCGGTGACCTTCACCGAGATCTTGCGTCCGACATCCGTCGCGCTCAGCGCGAAGGTGGGGGCGGTTGCCCCGGCGATGGCGGCGCCATCACGCATCCACGTGTACTTGTAGGTCGCGCCGTTCGGCTTCCAGCTTCCCGCGGCTGCGCTCAGCACCTGGCCCTCCCTGGGCAGTCCGCTGATCGTCGGTGTCGGCTTGGTGGTGAACAGGTTGCGCGAATCCGCCACGACGCTCAGCTTGCCTGCCGCAGCGATGACCCGGGTGCCATCGGCGAGCACGGGTGCGAAGTTCTCCACGACCGGGGTGCCATCGGCCAGCCCCGTGGGGATGCGGATCGAGAACCCGAAGCTCGCGGTGCGCCCCGGACTGACGATCGCCTCGCTCTGCACGGCGGCCCGATTCGCTGCAGTCCAACCCTGTGCGAGCACGGAGTCGTGATCGTTCGGAGCCTGCGTGGCAAGGGAGAGCCCGGTCCAGGCCGTACGACCCGTGTTGACGAACTTCATGTCGACCCATGCGGTCGTGCCCGGCTTCATCACCGTCGTGTCCGCGAGATTCGCCTTGCTCGAGTCGGTGTACACCGTGGTCGTCGAGGCCTTGCCGCGGAACTCCGGAACGGATCCGACGCCGGAGGCGTCCTTGAAGTGGATGAAGCCCTCGGGCCACCCGCCGTTCGCCTTGGTGAGGTGCCGCCAGTGGAAGTCGCCTCCCCAGCTGTCCTCGGAGATGAGGATCTCGGTCGGGGAGATGACCGCCTCGACGTAGGCGACGTGACCCGAGTTGGGCGTCCACCAGGCGATGGAGCCGACGGTCGGCGTCTGGTTCGTCGCCTTCTTGTAGCCCACGCCCCATCCGCTCGCGTTGCCGGTCGCGTTCGTCCAGGGGCGTACGTTGGCCATGCCCGCGCTCACCATCATGTAGGCGGCGTAGTTGGTGCAGTTGTGGCCGCCGTACATCCTCCAGTAGGAGTTGCCCGAGCGGGTCGAGTAGCCGTGGTTCGACATCCCAAGCGCCGTGCACTGGGCGTAACCGGTGCACAGGGTCGTGCTCGCGGCGCTCGCGGACTGTGCCGGAGCCGTCAGTGACAGTCCTGCCGTGACCGCGACGACGGCGAGAATGGTGACGATGGAACGCCCGAATGAGCGTGCGCGCGCTGAAAGCATAAGAGTTTGTCCCCCGAAAAAACGTTGTACCCCGAAACCAGTATCAGTGGAACCGGCGTGTTGCGCTAGGGCAAACGGGAAATCAGTGCTTGAGCTGCTCGCGCACGATCTCGGCGAGGCGGTGCGCCGTGGCATCCGCCGTCGCCTGGTCGGAGGCTTCGACCATGACTCGAACCATCGGCTCGGTGCCCGAGGGACGCAGCAGCACCCGGCCGGTCTCGCCCAGTTCAGACTCGGCAACACGCACCGCCTCGGCGATGACCTGGTTGTCTTTCAGGCCGTGGTGGTCGATGCCCTTGACGTTGATCATGACCTGCGGGAAGACCGTCATCACCGCGGCGAGCTCGGCGAGGGTCTTGCCGGTGCGGGCCATCTCGGCGAGCAGCTGCAGGCCGGTGAGGATGCCGTCACCCGTGGTGGCGTGGTCGCTCATGATGACGTGACCGGACTGCTCACCACCAAGGCTGTAGCCGTGTTCGTTGAGAGCTTCGAGCACGTAGCGGTCGCCGACCGCGGTCTGCACGAGCGAGATGCCGTGCTCCGCCATGGCGAGCTTGAGACCGAGATTGCTCATGACCGTCGCGACGAGGGTGTCGTGCGCGAGCAGGCCGCGTTCCTTCATCGAGACGGCGAGGATGGCCATGATCTGGTCACCGTCGACGACATTGCCGTCACGGTCGACGGCGAGGCAGCGGTCGGCGTCACCGTCGTGCGCGATGCCGACGTCGGCCCCGTGCTCGAGGACGGCCGCAGACAACTGATCGAGGTAGGTCGAGCCGACCCCGTCGTTGATGTTGTAGCCGTCGGGATCCGCGCCGATGACCGTGACCGTCGCGCCTGCGTCGGTGAAGACCTGGGGCGACACGCCGGCGGCAGCGCCGTGGGCGCAGTCGAGCACGACGTGAATTCCGTCGAGGCGCTGAGGGAGCGTCGACAGCAAGTGAACGACGTATCGGTCCTCGGCGTCGGCGAAGCGACGGATGCGTCCGACCTCCACTCCGGTGGGCGCGAGCTTCTTCTGTGCAAGGGCGGCCTCGATGCGATCCTCGACGATGTCGGGGAGCTTGGTGCCGCCGACGGCGAAGAACTTGATGCCGTTATCGGGCGCCGGATTGTGCGAGGCGGAGATCATCACGCCGAAGTCGGCCTTGAAGTCCGCGACGAGGAACGCAGCAGCGGGAGTCGGGATGACGCCCGCGTCGTAGATGTCCACGCCGGAGCTTGCGAGGCCGGCAGCGACCGCCGCGCCAATGAACTCGCCCGAGACCCGGGGGTCACGAGCGAGGACCGCGACAGGTCGGCGCCCCGAGGCGCGCCGACCGTCAGCGTGACGTCCTTTGCCGAGTACTACGGCAGCCGACTGAGCAAGCCCGAGAGCGAGCTCGACCGTCAGGTCGCTGTTTGCAAGACCCCGAACTCCGTCGGTGCCGAATAGCCGTGGCATCCTGACTGCCAGCTAAGAAGCGCTGGTTAGCGCTTCGAGAACTGGGAAGCCTTACGAGCCTTCTTGAGACCGGCCTTCTTGCGCTCGATGACACGGGGGTCACGAGTCAGGAAGCCGGCCTTCTTGAGTGCCGGGCGGTTGTTCTCACGGTCGATCTCGTTGAGCGAACGCGCGATGGCGAGACGCAGTGCGCCTGCCTGGCCGGAGGGGCCACCTCCGGTGATCTTGGCGATCACGTCGTAGCTGCCGAGCAGGTCGAGGACCTTGAACGGGTCGTTGATGAGCTGCTGGTGAAGCTTGTTGGGGAAGTAGTCCTCGAGCGTGCGGCCGTTGACGGTGAACGAACCGGCTCCGGGCTTGATGCGCACGCGGGCGATGGCCTGCTTACGACGTCCAACGGCTGCGCCGGGAACGTTGAGAACCGCGCGGGGTGCCTTGGGGGCGCTCTCTGCGGGGGTTTCGGTCGAGTAGCTCTCGGGAGCTTCTTCGATGATGTCTGAGATCTGGGCCACGGTAGTTAGTCCTTAAAGTTTCTAAGCCGGCGCTACTGAGCGACCTGGGAAAGGGTGTACGTCTTCGGCTGCTGTGCAGCGTGAGGGTGCTCGGTACCCGTGTAGACCTTGAGCTTCGTGAGCTGAGCGCGACCGATCGAGTTCTTCGGGAGCATTCCACGGACGGCCTTCTCGACGGCGCGGGTCGGGTGCTTCTCGAGCAGCTCCGCGTAGGTCGTCGCCGTGAGTCCGCCCGGGTAACCCGAGTGGCGGTACGCCTTCTTCTGCAGCAGCTTGGAGCCGGTCAGTGCGACCTTCTCGGCGTTGATGATGATGACGAAGTCGCCCATGTCCATGTGAGGAGCAAAGGTCGGCTTGTGCTTGCCGCGCAGGAGCGCTGCAACGTGGCTGGCGAGACGGCCGAGAACGATGTTCTCTGCGTCGATGATGAGCCAGTCGCGCTGGACATCTTCCAACTTGGGTGAATAAGTACGAGTCACAGTTGTACTGCCTTCTTGATCGAGTGAGGTGTTCGTGAATCCCGCTCCGTGGAGATTGTCCGCACGATGTGGGGAGAATCGAACCGGTGGAGGGCTCATGATCGGATGTCGCGCACAGGGGCGTGGACACCAAGGGTCTATGTTAGTCGGCTTCCGGCCGTTCGGTCAAACGCAGGGCTGCCGGGTCCCGGCGCTGGCGGGTCAGTTCGGCCCGCGCGCCCATCTCAGAGTCGGCCGGGTAGCCCACCTCGGCGAGCGCGAGTCCCTTCGCGGGCATCACCTTGAAGGCCGCGGTGCGTTCGTGGGCGTCGCGCAGGTCGACGACATCCTCTATTCGTAGCTTGCCCTCCCCCACGGCGACGCTCGCCCCGACGAGGGCGCGCACCATGGAGTGGCAGAACGCGTCCGCCCGCACGTGCGCGACCATCAGGCCGTCGTCGAGGCGCCGCCAGGTGAACTCCTGCAGGTTGCGGATCGTCGTCGCGCCCTCGCGCGGTTTGCAGTAGCTCGCCCAGTCGTGCAGGCCGGTGAGCGAGGCGGCGGCGGCGGCCATCGCGTCGACGTCGAGCACGGAGGGGTGCCAGAGCGTGTGGTTGCGCAGCAGCGGGTTTCGGGGTGCCGTCGCGTCGGCGATGCGGTACTCGTAGCGGCGCCAGGTCGCCGAGAAGCGGGCGTCGAACCCCTCGGGCGCGACAGACGACCGGATGACGTGCACGTCGGTATCGAGCCCGGCGATGCCGTTGAGCCGCTTCGCGAGCAGGTTCGCGCCGGCGACCGGGTCGCCCTTGCCGCGCCTCGTGTCGAGGCTGCGCAGCTGCTCGTCGTTGAGGTCGACGTGGGCGACCTGGGCAAGCGCGTGCACGCCGGCATCGGTGCGCCCGGCGACGTGGATGACGGGCTTCAGCCCCGACCGCCGCAGGAGGATCGCGAGGTTCGCCTCGAGTTCTCCCTGCACGGTGCGCAGCCCCGGCTGCTTCGACCAGCCGAGGAAGTCGGTGCCGTCGTAGGCGATGTCCAGCCGCAAGCGGGTAGTAGCGTGCTCACTCACGCTGCGAGTCTAGGCTGGGACGACCGACCCATGACACCGACCAAGCCCCGCTCCCCAGCACGGCCTGCGAAAACTGCCCCGCCGCTCGCCGCCGTGAGCAGCCGCCTGCCCGGACTCGACGGGCTGCGCGCCCTCGCCGTCACCCTCGTGATCCTCTACCACCTGACTCCCGGCGCGCTCGAGGGCGGCTACATCGGCGTCGACATCTTCTTCGTGATCAGCGGCTTCCTCATCACCGGCCTGCTGCTGCGCGAGAAGGAGTCGACGGGGCGCATCTCCCTGTCGGACTTCTGGCGTCGGCGCGCCCGGCGCTTGCTCCCCGCACTCGTGGTTCTGCTGCTGGTCTGCTGCAGCGCCGCCTTCTTCGTCGGGGGTGACGTGCTCGTGGGCCTTGGCGCGCAACTGCTGGGCGCCCTAACCTTCAGCTACAACTGGCTCGCTCTCGCCGGCGGCGCGAGCTACTTCGACGCGACGACGCCCGAGCTGTTCCGCAACCTGTGGTCTCTCGCGGTCGAGGAGCAGTTCTACCTGCTGTGGCCGATCGTGGTGCTCGGGCTGGTAGCGCTCGCGAAGCCCCGCTGGAGGCTGGCCATCGTGGGCGGGGTGGCTGCGGCATCCGCTCTCGCGATGGGTTTGCTGCACAGCGGGGTGCTCGGCGCGACGTTCGACGCGACGCGGGTCTACTACGGCACCGACACCCACAGTTTCGGTCTCGCGATCGGTGCGCTGCTCGCCCTGCTCAACACCGCCTGGTCGCCGCGCGAGCTCGAGTGGTCGCGCGCTTCACGCCTGTGGCTGCCCACTCTCGGCTCGGTCGCAATCCTCGCCCTCATCGCGCTCTCGGTGTTGATGTCGGCGGATGAACCGATCAGCTACTTCGGCGGACTCGCCCTCGTCGCCCTGCTCACCGCCGTTGCCATCGCGGGAGCCGTGGTGCCGGGAGCACCCCTCGCTCGCCTGCTCGACGCCCGTCCCCTGCGCTGGATCGGCGAGCGCTCCTACGGCCTCTACCTCTGGCACTGGCCCGTCTTCGTTCTCGTGTCGGCGGCGATCCCGGGCTGGGAGCGTGAACCCGCCGGAGCCTGGCTGCTCGGCGGCATCGCGCTCGTGCTCACCGTGGCCGCGGCGACGCTCTCCTACCGGTACGTCGAAACCCCGATCCGCAGGGGCGGGCTGCGGGGTACCGTGCGACGGTGGCGGGGTGCGCTGGGCATCCGTCGGCCTGCCGCCCTCGGGGCCTCCGCTTTAGCGGTGCTGACCATCGCGCTCGGAGGCCTGAGCGCCGCCGCCGTGGTGACGGCACCCGCAGCCGGTGTCGCGCAGTCGCAGATCGAGGCCGGACAGGAGGCCATCGGCGAGACTCCGACACCCGAACCGACCGGGCCCGCCACAGAGCCCGCGCCCGCAGCACTGCCGGGCGGTGAGCAGATCGTCGCCGTCGGCGACTCGGTGATGCTCGCTGCGACGCCGACCGTGCAGGAGACGTTCCCGGGAATCCTGATCGACGCCGTCGTATCCCGCCAGATGTCGCAGGCGCCCGAGATCGTGCGCGGCCTGGTCAAGCGAGGCAAGATGCGTCCGATCCTTGTGCTCGGCCTCGGCACCAATGGGCCGATCGACCTGAAGACCATCGAAGAGGTCAAGTCGATCATCGGCCCCAAGGTGCAGCTCGTTCTCGTGAACGTGCAGGCGCCGCGCGGCTGGGTGCCCGAGGTCAACGAGATCGTCTCGCGCTACGCCCAGCAGCAGCGCACCGTGGAGCTCGCGAACTGGCACGACGCCATCCAGCCCCGACTCGATGTGCTCTCCCGGGACCAGGTGCACCCCGGTGGGCCGACCGGCGGAAAGATCTACGCGGGCGCGATCCGGGATGCGCTGCAACGCCTCGCCGAACTTCCCCCGCTGCTCGGCACCAACGACTACGGGCTCACCCCCCGCCCGGCTTAGCGGTCAACTGGTCTAGAACGTCTTAAGGAGATTGACGCTGCGGTTCGACTCGGCGAAACCGACGGCCTCGTACAGCCCGAGCGCTCCACTCGGGTTCTCGGCGTCGACGTCGAGAACGGCCATCTCGAGGCCGGCATCCCGCATCAGGTCCATCGCCGAGGCAAGCAGGCTCGGAGCGATGCCCTTGCCTCGCCACGCGCGACGCACCCCGACGAGCCCGATGTAGCCGGAGGAGAAGCCCTGGCCGGCCCAGTCCTCCTCGGTCACCGAGGTCAGCACGAAGCCGGCCACCTCACCCCCGGCCGTGAGCGCGACGACGGAGAGGTCGCGTCGCGTGTGCTGGCTGGTCGCATAGGACCGCCACTGCTCCTCGTTGGTGGACTGGCTGCCCCAGTGGTCGCGGAACGAATCGTTGCGGGCGTCACGCACAGCCTCGTCGAACTCGGGCTTCCAGGTCGTGAGGTCGAGTCCTTCGGCGAGCGGTCGTTCGGCGATCGGCTCGGAGAGGTCGCGACGCAGCTCGAGGTAGTAGCGGCTGATCGCGAATCCAGCGCGCTCGAGGGTCGAGATCGCGGACGGCGCGCGCGTCTCGGCGTACGCCATGAGCCAGCCCGGCAGTGGCTTTGAGGACGTCGCGAGCTGCTGCATCCCGCGCCCCTCCTGCCAGGCGACCAGACGTCGGCCCAACCCGTTACCGCGGGACTCGGGCCGAACCCCTCCGAACAGGATCGAGCGCACGAGCGTCTCCTGCCCGGGGCTGAGTGTCACGAAGCCCCAGGCGTCGATGCGCCCATCGGGCGTGACGGCCACGATCGAGTCGACGGTGGGATCGACGTAGCTGTGCTCGAACTCCTCCTCGATGTCGTCGCGGGGAATGATGTAGTTCGGATGATCGACGAGGCTGCTCGCCCGCGCGCAGTCGGTTATCGCGTCGACGTCGGCGCTGGTCGCGGGCCGCCACTCGTAGCCGTTGCTGACCGGAAGGTCGAGGGTGGACGGCGCTGTCACACGGGAGCTGAGGGGTGTCTCGGTCATGCGTTAAACAGTAAAGCCCCGCTCCGGGGAGCGGGGCTTTACCTGAAAAGCAGTACTACTTGGCTGCGTCCTCGTCGGCTGCAACAGCCTCGTCGGCGGCAACCTCAGACTCGGTCACGGTCTCGGCAGGGGTCTCTTCGACTGCTGCGTCGTCCGCTACGGCCTCGTCCTCGGCGGGAGCCGGGGCGGCTGCGGCGGGCGCTGCCTTCTCGGTCGCTGCGGACTTCTTGGCCGACTTCGGCTTGGGAGCAACGGGCTCGAGAACGAGCTCGATCTGCACCATCGAAGCGTTGTCTCCCTTGCGGAAGCCGAGCTTGGTGATGCGCGTGTAGCCACCCTCGCGGTCCGCAACGAGCGGCGCGATCTCCGTGAAGAGCTCATGGATGACGTTCTTGTCACCGATGATCGACAGCGCGCGGCGGCGGTTGTGCAGGTCGCCCTTCTTGGCGAACGTCACGAGGCGCTCCGCGACGGGACGCAGGCGCTTGGCCTTCGTCTCCGTGGTCTTGATGCTCTTGTGGGTGAACAGGGCAGCTGCGAGGTTCGCGAGCATGAGGCGCTCATGCGCCGGTCCGCCGCCGAGGCGCGGTCCCTTGGTGGGTGTAGGCATTGTTTTTTCTCTCTTAGATAAGAAGTCAGGTTGTCGGGAACGACGACCTAGGCAGTGGGCTCTTCGTCGTCGTATCCGCCGTAGAAGTGGGCGCCGTCGAATCCGGGAACCGAATCCTTGAGGCTGAGTCCCATCTCGACGAGCTTGTCCTTGACCTCATCCACCGACTTCTGTCCGAAGTTGCGGATGTTCATGAGCTGCGTCTCCGACAGGGCGACGAGTTCGCTCACGGTGTTGATGCCCTCGCGCTTGAGGCAGTTGTAGCTGCGCACGGACAGGTCGAGGTCTTCGATCGGCATGCTGAGCTCGCTCGAGAGCACGGCGTCGACGGGTGCCGGGCCGATCTCGATTCCCTCGGCCGCAGTGTTCAGCTCGCGTGCGAGGCCGAACAGCTCGGTGAGGGTGCGACCGGCCGATGCAATGGCGTCGCGCGGCGAGATGGCCGGCTTCGTCTCCACGTCGACGACAAGGCGGTCGAAGTCGGTGCGCTCACCGGCACGAGTTGCCTCGACGCGGTAGGTCACCTTGAGCACGGGCGAGTAGATCGAGTCGACCGGGATCTGGCCGGCTTCGCTGAACTCGCTGCGGTTCTGGGTCGCCGAGACGTAGCCGCGGCCACGCTCGATCGTCAACTCGAGTTCGAACTTCGCCTTGTCGTTCAGGGTGGCGATGACGAGCTCGGGGTTGTGGATCTCTACACCGGCAGGTGCGGAGATGTCGGCGGCCGTGACCTGGCCGGCACCCTGCTTGCGCAGGTAGGCGGTGATCGGCTCGTCGTGCTCGCTCGAGACGACGAGGCCCTTGATGTTCAGGATGACCTCGGTGACGTCTTCCTTCACACCGGGAACGGTGCTGAACTCGTGCAGCACACCATCGATGCGGATGCTGGTTACAGCGGCACCGGGGATGGATGACAAGAGGGTACGGCGAAGGGAGTTTCCGAGCGTGTAACCGAAACCGGGCTCAAGCGGCTCGATGACGAACCGCGAACGGAACTCGGAGATGTTCTCTTCGGCAAGAGTGGGGCGCTGTGCAATGAGCACGGTGATTCCTTTCGGCGAGGTGTCCGCTATATGACACCTGGGGTGCGTCGGGTGGCTGGCCCGACGGTTGTTGAGTTATGTGAAGGAAAAAGCTGTACTGGTCGAGTGGACGCGCCAGTGGCGCGCCCACTCAATCAAGGTGATGCGTTAGACGCGGCGGCGCTTGGGCGGGCGGCATCCGTTGTGCGCCTGCGGGGTGACGTCGCTGATGGAGCCGACCTCGAGGCCAGCGGCCTGGAGTGAACGGATCGCGGTCTCGCGGCCCGATCCCGGTCCCTTGACGAAGACGTCAACCTTCTTCATGCCGTGCTCCTGCGCCTGGCGCGCTGCGGACTCTGCGGAGAGCTGTGCGGCGTAGGGGGTCGACTTACGCGATCCCTTGAAGCCGACGGTTCCCGACGAGGCCCAGCTGACGACGGCGCCGGTAGGGTCGGTGATGGTCACGATCGTGTTGTTGAACGTGCTCTTGATGTGAGCCTGTCCGATCGCGATGTTCTTCTTCTCTTTACGACGCGGCTTACGAGCGGCCGATTTTGGTGCTGCCATGGTGTTCTCCTAAAACGTGTATGGCGACGACGTGGGGGTGAGCCCAGCGTCTATCGGGCCTTCTTCTTGCCGGCGACGGTGCGCTTCGGGCCCTTGCGGGTACGAGCGTTGGTCTTGGTGCGCTGTCCGTGGACAGGCAGGCCGCGACGGTGGCGGATTCCCTGGTAGCTGCCGATCTCGACCTTGCGGCGAATGTCGGCGGCGACCTCACGGCGGAGGTCACCCTCTACCTTGAAGTTCAGCTCGATGTAGTCGCGCAGGGCGATGAGCTGGTCATCGGTCAGATCCTTGACTCGGATCTCCCCGCTGATTGAGGTGTCGGCGAGGGTTTTGAGGGCCCTCGTACGGCCAACACCGTAGATGTAAGTCAGTGCGACCTCTACGCGCTTGTCGCGCGGGATGTCGACGCCGGCTAGACGTGCCATGGTGGCTTCTCCTGTGAGTGAGTGAAGGTGTGGACAGTACCGGTGCCGGGGCCTTCAACCCAGGGTGTCCGCCTCCGAGGAGGGTTCTTGGTACTGCTGTTTTCGTTATTCAGTTGTCAGTCTGCGATGGTCGAGACCAGGTCGAGCGAAGCCGAGAGTTAGCCCTGGCGTTGCTTGTGACGCGGGTTGGACTTGCAGATGACCATGACGTTTCCGTTGCGACGGATCACCTTGCAGTGGTCGCAGATCGGCTTGACGCTGGGGTTTACCTTCATGATGTTTTCCTTGTATTCGCTGTCGTCGTGCCCCGATTTGCCGGGGCCGTTACTTTCCAGCAGCGCCTTGCGGCTTACTTGTAGCGGCGTAGTTACTTGTACCGGTAAACGATCCGGCCGCGGGTCAGGTCGTACGGGCTCAGCTCCACGATCACGCGGTCCTCGGGAAGGATGCGGATGTAGTGCTGGCGCATCTTGCCCGAGATGTGGGCAAGAACGCGGTGGCCGTTGGTCAGCTCAACGCGGAACATTGCGTTGGGCAGAGCTTCGACTACTGCGCCTTCGATTTCGATGACACCGTCTTTTTTGGCCATTGCCTCTTCGTCGCTAAAAGTTGTTTGCTGGTCGTGCGGGATGTGGTGTTCTCGCGCCGCCGTACGACGTTGCCGGAAGGCTGCGCAGGCACGCCAAAGGCGGCCAGAAACACCAAAGATCAAGCTTAGGTCATTCCCGGGCGTTTCGCCAACTTAGGTGTATAGAGCACGCCTAGGCGACCGGCGTCGGCACAACGCCGAACGGCGCGAGTCCTGCCGCGCCACCGTCGATCGCGGTGAGCACCCAGATGCCGCCGCCGTGCACGGCAATCGAGTGCTCCCAGTGCGCCGCGGAGCCACCGTCGTCAGTGACGACCGTCCAGTCGTCGGCGAGGGTGTGCGAGTCGATGGTTCCCTCGGTCACCATCGGCTCGATCGCCACGACGAGCCCGGGCTTCACCTTCGGGCCCTTGTCGCGAACCCGGTAGTTGAACACGGGCGGATCTTCGTGCATGGAGCGGCCGATGCCGTGCCCCACGTAGTCCTCGATGATTCCCCAGCCTGGGTTCGCATCCACGATGACGTCTTCGATGAAACCACCGATGTCGTTGAGGTGCCTGGCCTGAGCCAGCGCGGCGATGCCGGCCCAGAGAGAGCGTTCCGTGGCATCCGACAGCGCCTGCCGCACAGCGACCCGTTCACTGTCGGCTTCACCGGGAACGACCATCGAGAACGCAGAGTCGCCGTTCCAGCCGTCGACGATCGCACCGCAGTCGATCGAGACCAGATCGCCCGGCTCGAGCGGGCGGTCGTTCGGGATTCCGTGCACGATCGCCTCGTTCACCGAGGCGCAGATCGTGTGGCGGTAGCCCGGTTCCAGCATGAAGTTGGGCCCGCCACCGCCGTCGCGGATGACCCTCTCCGCGATCGCGTCGAGCTGGAGG
Coding sequences within:
- a CDS encoding CHAP domain-containing protein; this translates as MLSARARSFGRSIVTILAVVAVTAGLSLTAPAQSASAASTTLCTGYAQCTALGMSNHGYSTRSGNSYWRMYGGHNCTNYAAYMMVSAGMANVRPWTNATGNASGWGVGYKKATNQTPTVGSIAWWTPNSGHVAYVEAVISPTEILISEDSWGGDFHWRHLTKANGGWPEGFIHFKDASGVGSVPEFRGKASTTTVYTDSSKANLADTTVMKPGTTAWVDMKFVNTGRTAWTGLSLATQAPNDHDSVLAQGWTAANRAAVQSEAIVSPGRTASFGFSIRIPTGLADGTPVVENFAPVLADGTRVIAAAGKLSVVADSRNLFTTKPTPTISGLPREGQVLSAAAGSWKPNGATYKYTWMRDGAAIAGATAPTFALSATDVGRKISVKVTASANRYLSTAKTSVSTAPIASTRPATIALGDRWKVNSQIVSPNGRYRVVLSSKGVLVLQDRLKGTNLWKSKSAGVGATMHMLPNGTFAAYNKKGKLVWSTKSHKNGVTQGIVTDNGSFRMMTTPGKYVWIVR
- the glmM gene encoding phosphoglucosamine mutase, which gives rise to MPRLFGTDGVRGLANSDLTVELALGLAQSAAVVLGKGRHADGRRASGRRPVAVLARDPRVSGEFIGAAVAAGLASSGVDIYDAGVIPTPAAAFLVADFKADFGVMISASHNPAPDNGIKFFAVGGTKLPDIVEDRIEAALAQKKLAPTGVEVGRIRRFADAEDRYVVHLLSTLPQRLDGIHVVLDCAHGAAAGVSPQVFTDAGATVTVIGADPDGYNINDGVGSTYLDQLSAAVLEHGADVGIAHDGDADRCLAVDRDGNVVDGDQIMAILAVSMKERGLLAHDTLVATVMSNLGLKLAMAEHGISLVQTAVGDRYVLEALNEHGYSLGGEQSGHVIMSDHATTGDGILTGLQLLAEMARTGKTLAELAAVMTVFPQVMINVKGIDHHGLKDNQVIAEAVRVAESELGETGRVLLRPSGTEPMVRVMVEASDQATADATAHRLAEIVREQLKH
- the rpsI gene encoding 30S ribosomal protein S9; this encodes MAQISDIIEEAPESYSTETPAESAPKAPRAVLNVPGAAVGRRKQAIARVRIKPGAGSFTVNGRTLEDYFPNKLHQQLINDPFKVLDLLGSYDVIAKITGGGPSGQAGALRLAIARSLNEIDRENNRPALKKAGFLTRDPRVIERKKAGLKKARKASQFSKR
- the rplM gene encoding 50S ribosomal protein L13, translating into MTRTYSPKLEDVQRDWLIIDAENIVLGRLASHVAALLRGKHKPTFAPHMDMGDFVIIINAEKVALTGSKLLQKKAYRHSGYPGGLTATTYAELLEKHPTRAVEKAVRGMLPKNSIGRAQLTKLKVYTGTEHPHAAQQPKTYTLSQVAQ
- the truA gene encoding tRNA pseudouridine(38-40) synthase TruA produces the protein MSEHATTRLRLDIAYDGTDFLGWSKQPGLRTVQGELEANLAILLRRSGLKPVIHVAGRTDAGVHALAQVAHVDLNDEQLRSLDTRRGKGDPVAGANLLAKRLNGIAGLDTDVHVIRSSVAPEGFDARFSATWRRYEYRIADATAPRNPLLRNHTLWHPSVLDVDAMAAAAASLTGLHDWASYCKPREGATTIRNLQEFTWRRLDDGLMVAHVRADAFCHSMVRALVGASVAVGEGKLRIEDVVDLRDAHERTAAFKVMPAKGLALAEVGYPADSEMGARAELTRQRRDPAALRLTERPEAD
- a CDS encoding acyltransferase family protein, which gives rise to MTPTKPRSPARPAKTAPPLAAVSSRLPGLDGLRALAVTLVILYHLTPGALEGGYIGVDIFFVISGFLITGLLLREKESTGRISLSDFWRRRARRLLPALVVLLLVCCSAAFFVGGDVLVGLGAQLLGALTFSYNWLALAGGASYFDATTPELFRNLWSLAVEEQFYLLWPIVVLGLVALAKPRWRLAIVGGVAAASALAMGLLHSGVLGATFDATRVYYGTDTHSFGLAIGALLALLNTAWSPRELEWSRASRLWLPTLGSVAILALIALSVLMSADEPISYFGGLALVALLTAVAIAGAVVPGAPLARLLDARPLRWIGERSYGLYLWHWPVFVLVSAAIPGWEREPAGAWLLGGIALVLTVAAATLSYRYVETPIRRGGLRGTVRRWRGALGIRRPAALGASALAVLTIALGGLSAAAVVTAPAAGVAQSQIEAGQEAIGETPTPEPTGPATEPAPAALPGGEQIVAVGDSVMLAATPTVQETFPGILIDAVVSRQMSQAPEIVRGLVKRGKMRPILVLGLGTNGPIDLKTIEEVKSIIGPKVQLVLVNVQAPRGWVPEVNEIVSRYAQQQRTVELANWHDAIQPRLDVLSRDQVHPGGPTGGKIYAGAIRDALQRLAELPPLLGTNDYGLTPRPA
- a CDS encoding GNAT family N-acetyltransferase, with amino-acid sequence MTETPLSSRVTAPSTLDLPVSNGYEWRPATSADVDAITDCARASSLVDHPNYIIPRDDIEEEFEHSYVDPTVDSIVAVTPDGRIDAWGFVTLSPGQETLVRSILFGGVRPESRGNGLGRRLVAWQEGRGMQQLATSSKPLPGWLMAYAETRAPSAISTLERAGFAISRYYLELRRDLSEPIAERPLAEGLDLTTWKPEFDEAVRDARNDSFRDHWGSQSTNEEQWRSYATSQHTRRDLSVVALTAGGEVAGFVLTSVTEEDWAGQGFSSGYIGLVGVRRAWRGKGIAPSLLASAMDLMRDAGLEMAVLDVDAENPSGALGLYEAVGFAESNRSVNLLKTF
- the rplQ gene encoding 50S ribosomal protein L17 — translated: MPTPTKGPRLGGGPAHERLMLANLAAALFTHKSIKTTETKAKRLRPVAERLVTFAKKGDLHNRRRALSIIGDKNVIHELFTEIAPLVADREGGYTRITKLGFRKGDNASMVQIELVLEPVAPKPKSAKKSAATEKAAPAAAAPAPAEDEAVADDAAVEETPAETVTESEVAADEAVAADEDAAK
- a CDS encoding DNA-directed RNA polymerase subunit alpha, with protein sequence MLIAQRPTLAEENISEFRSRFVIEPLEPGFGYTLGNSLRRTLLSSIPGAAVTSIRIDGVLHEFSTVPGVKEDVTEVILNIKGLVVSSEHDEPITAYLRKQGAGQVTAADISAPAGVEIHNPELVIATLNDKAKFELELTIERGRGYVSATQNRSEFSEAGQIPVDSIYSPVLKVTYRVEATRAGERTDFDRLVVDVETKPAISPRDAIASAGRTLTELFGLARELNTAAEGIEIGPAPVDAVLSSELSMPIEDLDLSVRSYNCLKREGINTVSELVALSETQLMNIRNFGQKSVDEVKDKLVEMGLSLKDSVPGFDGAHFYGGYDDEEPTA
- the rpsK gene encoding 30S ribosomal protein S11, coding for MAAPKSAARKPRRKEKKNIAIGQAHIKSTFNNTIVTITDPTGAVVSWASSGTVGFKGSRKSTPYAAQLSAESAARQAQEHGMKKVDVFVKGPGSGRETAIRSLQAAGLEVGSISDVTPQAHNGCRPPKRRRV
- the rpsM gene encoding 30S ribosomal protein S13 gives rise to the protein MARLAGVDIPRDKRVEVALTYIYGVGRTRALKTLADTSISGEIRVKDLTDDQLIALRDYIELNFKVEGDLRREVAADIRRKVEIGSYQGIRHRRGLPVHGQRTKTNARTRKGPKRTVAGKKKAR